One Streptosporangium sp. NBC_01495 DNA window includes the following coding sequences:
- the mreC gene encoding rod shape-determining protein MreC encodes MKDTRRARVNLGLLLAAALVLVTIDHRSVTESPFGPLRTAGTTLFGAAESAGAGFVRPVGEFFETMAGAPSARGRLEKLRAENQRLRHDLAAQSLDRGRSRELHRLLGVAGIGGYRILPTQVIARRGAPGFEEAVELDVGRTDGVRPEMTVLNADGLVGRVVQVGPSTSTVVLLSDPASAAGARLEGSNEIGVVHGVGENGRLVRFRLLDSTAPIIPGHRIVSFGSQGGAPYVAGVPIGVVERVEATPGELTRIAYARPSADLTALDVVGVVVQAPRRDPRDAVLPPGPRKAKVSTPGRSTPRSPGSESGSESDSVPESGPESDSGSREAEAPRGRREGV; translated from the coding sequence ATGAAGGACACCCGCAGGGCACGGGTCAACCTGGGGCTGCTGCTGGCCGCCGCGCTCGTGCTCGTCACCATCGACCACCGCTCGGTCACGGAGTCGCCGTTCGGTCCGCTCAGGACGGCCGGCACGACGCTGTTCGGCGCCGCGGAGAGCGCGGGGGCGGGATTCGTGCGACCGGTCGGCGAGTTCTTCGAGACGATGGCCGGGGCTCCCTCGGCGCGAGGCCGCCTCGAGAAGCTGCGGGCGGAGAACCAGCGGCTCAGGCACGACCTGGCGGCGCAGAGTCTCGACCGGGGGCGATCCCGGGAGCTTCACAGGCTGCTCGGTGTGGCGGGGATCGGCGGATACAGGATCCTGCCCACCCAGGTGATCGCCCGGCGTGGCGCTCCCGGGTTCGAGGAGGCCGTCGAGCTCGACGTGGGGCGCACCGACGGGGTGCGCCCGGAGATGACCGTGCTGAACGCCGACGGCCTGGTCGGCAGGGTGGTCCAGGTGGGGCCGTCCACCTCGACGGTGGTCCTGCTCAGTGACCCCGCCTCGGCGGCCGGGGCCAGGCTGGAGGGCAGCAACGAGATCGGGGTGGTGCACGGCGTGGGGGAGAACGGCCGCCTGGTCCGCTTCCGGCTGCTCGACTCGACCGCGCCGATCATCCCCGGCCACCGCATCGTGAGCTTTGGTTCCCAGGGCGGCGCGCCGTACGTGGCGGGGGTGCCGATCGGCGTGGTGGAGCGGGTGGAGGCCACGCCGGGTGAGCTGACCCGCATCGCGTACGCGCGGCCGTCCGCCGATCTCACCGCGCTGGACGTGGTCGGGGTCGTGGTGCAGGCGCCGCGCCGTGACCCGCGGGACGCGGTGCTCCCTCCGGGCCCGCGCAAGGCGAAGGTTTCGACGCCGGGACGGTCCACGCCACGCTCACCCGGCTCCGAGTCCGGCTCCGAGTCCGATTCCGTCCCTGAGTCCGGCCCCGAGTCCGATTCCGGCTCGCGTGAGGCGGAGGCTCCCCGTGGCCGGCGAGAAGGGGTCTGA
- the mreD gene encoding rod shape-determining protein MreD encodes MAGEKGSDGMGRNAIFVVLLLGIMIVQVTVVNRLPLPGQAAPDLVLLAVVGYALARGAAAGAVMGFAAGLVSDLLPPAAHLLGHNALVFCLIGFMAGRAVESQPSAGPLAALACAVAGPVVALMTGALVGDPRTGVSMLTTVLPQAMVYNLLAAPPVVWMVRRVVRGPEPRLIQVPRSALRSRV; translated from the coding sequence GTGGCCGGCGAGAAGGGGTCTGACGGGATGGGCCGCAACGCGATCTTCGTGGTGCTGCTCCTGGGGATCATGATCGTCCAGGTGACCGTCGTCAACAGGCTTCCGCTGCCGGGGCAGGCCGCGCCGGATCTGGTGCTGCTCGCCGTGGTGGGGTACGCGCTGGCGCGCGGGGCCGCCGCGGGGGCCGTCATGGGCTTCGCAGCAGGTCTTGTCAGCGACCTGCTGCCGCCGGCGGCGCACCTGCTCGGGCACAACGCGCTCGTGTTCTGCCTCATCGGCTTCATGGCGGGACGGGCGGTGGAGAGCCAGCCGAGTGCGGGGCCGCTCGCGGCGCTGGCCTGCGCGGTCGCCGGCCCCGTGGTCGCTCTGATGACCGGCGCCCTGGTGGGGGATCCGCGGACCGGTGTGTCCATGCTCACGACGGTGCTGCCGCAGGCGATGGTCTACAACCTGCTCGCCGCGCCCCCCGTGGTGTGGATGGTGCGAAGGGTCGTCCGGGGGCCGGAGCCGCGCCTCATCCAGGTGCCCAGGTCCGCCCTGCGGAGCCGCGTATGA
- the mrdA gene encoding penicillin-binding protein 2 yields MGLMRGRLVMVQVLVVSMLALLAVRLWQVQVVRGTEYVEAATETRTRDVVVPAVRGQILDATGRPLVRNRTTLVVSVDRTRLNRMAGNGEEVLQRLATVLGRRPTELRERIRACGPGVARPCWPGSPYQPIPIDVDVTTREALQILERQEEFPGVTAEVQAVREYPGRSAGAQALGYLQPITQEELDRRDGLRAAFSGVDLVGRDGLEAVYDVPLRGTPGMRRVQVDRLGKVIGVERHVSPIPGDTLITSIDARVQALAEKALAEAMKGAPKADGAAAVVLDARTSRVIALASAPTYDPAVWSGGISEVEYQRLLSGKTGKPLVSRAIKGEFAPGSTFKVSSVAAMLRDGYPLHGKYDCPGSFMVGDRPFNNFRGIGLGTLDLHTALVKSCDTIFYRAAYEQWLRDGGLNPKGRTKEPMANMARAYGFGRPTGIDLPGESPGRIPDRAWKKTLWAVTKEDNCKRAKTGYPEVAKSSPSRAAFLKRLAYENCLEGFQWRPGDAANFSIGQGDVLVTPLQLAAAYAALVGDGKLRSPKVGWALVRPDGTKVKEIKVPVVGRLPISREERAYIKGALSEVASDGTAAGAFSGFPMDKVKIGGKTGTAEVYGKADTSWFASFAPTDKPRFVIVAMVSQGGMGGQTAAPAVRKIYEGIYGFKPDGKPSASILPDGRPARALPVIAKDGTVSR; encoded by the coding sequence ATGGGCCTGATGCGGGGGCGTCTGGTCATGGTGCAGGTGCTGGTGGTGTCGATGCTGGCGTTGCTCGCGGTGCGGCTCTGGCAGGTGCAGGTGGTGCGAGGCACGGAGTACGTGGAGGCCGCGACCGAGACGCGCACGCGTGACGTCGTCGTCCCCGCGGTGCGCGGGCAGATCCTCGACGCGACGGGCCGTCCGCTGGTGCGCAACCGGACCACGCTGGTGGTCTCGGTCGACCGTACGCGCCTGAACCGGATGGCGGGCAACGGCGAGGAGGTGCTCCAGAGGCTGGCCACCGTGCTCGGCCGCCGTCCCACTGAGCTGCGGGAGCGGATCAGGGCGTGCGGCCCGGGGGTCGCCCGCCCCTGCTGGCCGGGATCCCCGTACCAGCCGATTCCCATCGACGTCGACGTCACCACGCGCGAGGCCCTGCAGATTCTGGAGCGGCAGGAGGAGTTCCCCGGGGTCACGGCCGAGGTGCAGGCCGTACGGGAGTATCCGGGCAGGAGCGCGGGCGCGCAGGCGCTCGGCTACCTGCAGCCGATCACGCAGGAGGAGCTGGACAGGCGCGACGGGCTCAGGGCGGCGTTCTCCGGGGTCGACCTGGTGGGCAGGGACGGCCTGGAGGCGGTCTACGACGTGCCGCTGCGGGGGACGCCCGGGATGCGGCGGGTGCAGGTCGACCGGCTCGGCAAGGTCATCGGGGTGGAGCGGCACGTGTCGCCGATCCCGGGCGACACGCTCATCACCAGCATCGACGCCAGGGTGCAGGCCCTGGCGGAGAAGGCGCTGGCCGAGGCGATGAAGGGCGCGCCCAAGGCCGACGGGGCGGCCGCGGTGGTGCTGGACGCGAGGACCAGCCGGGTGATCGCGCTGGCCAGCGCGCCGACGTACGATCCGGCGGTCTGGAGCGGGGGCATCTCCGAGGTGGAGTACCAGCGGCTGCTGTCCGGCAAGACCGGCAAGCCGCTGGTGTCGCGGGCGATCAAGGGCGAGTTCGCGCCCGGCTCGACGTTCAAGGTGTCGTCGGTGGCGGCGATGCTCAGGGACGGCTACCCGCTGCACGGCAAGTACGACTGCCCGGGGTCCTTCATGGTGGGCGACCGGCCGTTCAACAACTTCCGCGGCATCGGGCTGGGCACCCTCGACCTGCACACGGCGCTGGTGAAGTCCTGCGACACGATCTTCTACCGGGCGGCGTACGAGCAGTGGCTGCGCGACGGCGGGCTCAATCCCAAGGGGAGGACCAAGGAGCCGATGGCGAACATGGCGCGCGCCTATGGGTTCGGCCGCCCCACGGGCATCGACCTGCCGGGCGAGTCGCCGGGCAGGATTCCCGACCGGGCGTGGAAGAAGACGCTGTGGGCGGTGACCAAGGAGGACAACTGCAAGCGGGCCAAGACCGGCTATCCGGAGGTGGCCAAGAGCAGTCCCAGCAGGGCCGCCTTCCTCAAGCGGCTGGCGTACGAGAACTGCCTGGAGGGATTCCAGTGGCGGCCGGGTGACGCCGCCAACTTCTCCATCGGGCAGGGCGATGTGCTGGTGACGCCGCTGCAACTGGCGGCGGCCTACGCGGCGCTGGTCGGGGACGGCAAACTGCGCAGTCCCAAGGTGGGCTGGGCGCTGGTGCGTCCCGACGGCACCAAGGTCAAGGAGATCAAGGTGCCGGTGGTGGGCAGGCTGCCGATCTCGCGGGAGGAGCGGGCCTACATCAAGGGGGCGCTGAGCGAGGTCGCCTCCGACGGCACCGCGGCCGGGGCCTTCTCGGGATTCCCCATGGACAAGGTCAAGATCGGCGGAAAGACCGGCACCGCCGAGGTCTACGGCAAGGCTGACACGTCCTGGTTCGCCTCGTTCGCCCCGACGGACAAGCCGCGGTTCGTGATCGTCGCCATGGTGTCCCAGGGCGGGATGGGCGGCCAGACCGCGGCCCCGGCGGTACGGAAGATCTACGAGGGCATCTACGGGTTCAAACCCGACGGGAAGCCGTCCGCCTCGATCCTGCCGGACGGGCGCCCGGCGAGGGCGCTCCCGGTGATCGCCAAGGACGGGACGGTGTCGCGATGA